The Pseudomonas allokribbensis genome has a window encoding:
- a CDS encoding lipopolysaccharide kinase InaA family protein encodes MTDFLAAEDRALLERHGLGTFDALWDKQLDAVDEPNTDGGGWSSVFRLELEGHGYYLKRQSNYLTRTLHAPFGEPTFAREFRNISRYNQLGIPALQAAFFGQRKINGEVRAILLTRALDGWDDLDSLLQRWSSLEVTQHSAILKACGQLARRLHGVRQVHGCFYPKHIFLRAEGTGYQAQLIDLEKTRPLLFGQRDRVKDLEPLLRRAPEWNEAQLRELLAAYLDQSVDSSLVDSWVTRLTARRSRKETR; translated from the coding sequence ATGACTGATTTTCTCGCCGCTGAAGACCGTGCGCTGCTGGAGCGCCACGGCCTCGGCACGTTCGACGCGTTGTGGGACAAGCAACTCGATGCGGTGGATGAACCGAACACCGACGGCGGCGGCTGGAGCAGTGTGTTCCGGCTCGAACTCGAAGGCCACGGTTATTACCTCAAGCGTCAGAGCAATTACCTGACCCGCACCCTGCACGCGCCGTTTGGCGAGCCGACGTTCGCCCGGGAGTTTCGCAACATCAGCCGTTACAACCAGCTCGGCATTCCGGCGCTACAAGCGGCGTTTTTCGGCCAGCGCAAAATCAACGGCGAAGTGCGCGCGATCCTGCTGACCCGCGCCCTCGACGGTTGGGATGATCTGGATTCGTTGCTGCAGCGCTGGTCCAGCCTGGAAGTCACGCAGCATTCGGCGATTCTCAAGGCCTGCGGCCAGCTGGCGCGGCGCCTGCACGGTGTACGTCAGGTGCACGGCTGCTTCTATCCCAAGCACATTTTTCTGCGTGCCGAGGGTACCGGGTATCAGGCGCAACTGATCGACCTGGAAAAGACCCGACCCCTGCTGTTCGGCCAGCGTGATCGGGTCAAGGATCTTGAGCCGCTGCTGCGTCGTGCGCCGGAGTGGAACGAAGCTCAACTGCGCGAGTTGCTGGCGGCCTATCTCGATCAGTCGGTCGACAGTTCACTGGTCGATAGCTGGGTCACGCGGCTGACCGCGCGGCGCAGTCGCAAGGAGACGCGCTGA
- the glnE gene encoding bifunctional [glutamate--ammonia ligase]-adenylyl-L-tyrosine phosphorylase/[glutamate--ammonia-ligase] adenylyltransferase: MTLPALAELPAILLPLVSRSEQSFRTAVAGLEDDQGFSTWTPERWAQFARVTAASDFVIEQSVRDPLMLLSLAQSGELDRPFAPGELCGQIAAAVSTAQTEDELGRVLRRQRARHQVRIIWRDLTRQADLVQTCRDLSDMADASIDQAYQWLYSRHCEQFGTPTGRRSGEPQQMVILGMGKLGAVELNLSSDIDLIFAYPEGGETVGVKRALDNQEFFIRLGQRLIKALDPMTVDGFVFRVDMRLRPYGSSGALVLSFNALEQYYQDQGRDWERYAMIKSRVVAGDQVAGAQLQEMLRPFVYRRYLDFSAIEALRTMKQLIQQEVRRKGMADNIKLGSGGIREVEFIAQAFQLIHGGRDLSLQQRPLLKVLSTLEGQGYLPPAVISELREGYEFLRYTEHAIQAIADRQTQMLPDSPQDQARIAFMLGFADWDAFHEKLMFWRGRVAWHFAQVIADPDEEEGADCEVVVGGEWLPLWEEAQDEEAACRQLEEGGFADATKALKALAGLRSSPQLRAMQRLGRERLDAFIPRLLAQAVEHDNPDLVLERVLPLVEAVARRSAYLVLLTENPGALRRLLTLCAASPWIAEQITRFPLLLDELLNEGRLFKPPLAPELAAELRERLTRIPEDDLEQQMEALRHFKLAHRLRVAASEIAGSLPLMKVSDYLTWLAEAILEQVLALAWRQTVAKYGTPLRTDGTLCDPGFIIVGYGKVGGIELGHGSDLDLVFIHDGDPQAETDGAKPIDGAQFFTRLGQRIIHLLTAQTNSGQLYEVDMRLRPSGASGLLVSSLGAFARYQENEAWTWEHQALVRARVLVGSQDVGQAFEKVRAQVLGKARDLAKLQQEVSEMRAKMRDNLGSKSTAAGTAANAFDATAPFDLKQDAGGIVDIEFMVQYAALAWSQTHPPLLRWTDNIRILEELEHEGLMPVEDASLLREAYKAYRSAAHRQALQKDAGVIPGDQFADERRQVMRIWRELGLS; this comes from the coding sequence ATGACCCTGCCCGCGCTTGCCGAACTGCCCGCCATTCTCCTGCCGTTGGTCAGCCGATCCGAGCAGTCGTTCCGTACGGCCGTCGCCGGACTTGAGGATGATCAAGGCTTCTCCACCTGGACTCCGGAGCGCTGGGCGCAGTTCGCCCGCGTCACCGCCGCCAGCGATTTCGTGATTGAACAGAGCGTTCGTGACCCTTTGATGTTGCTGTCGCTGGCGCAGTCCGGTGAGCTCGATCGGCCGTTCGCCCCCGGCGAGTTGTGCGGGCAGATTGCGGCGGCGGTCAGCACCGCGCAGACCGAGGATGAACTGGGTCGCGTCCTGCGTCGTCAGCGCGCCCGGCATCAGGTGCGGATCATCTGGCGCGACCTGACTCGCCAGGCCGATCTGGTGCAAACCTGCCGCGACCTCTCGGACATGGCCGACGCCAGCATCGACCAGGCTTATCAATGGCTGTACAGCCGCCATTGCGAACAGTTCGGCACACCGACCGGCCGGCGCAGCGGCGAACCGCAGCAAATGGTCATCCTCGGCATGGGCAAGCTCGGTGCGGTCGAGCTGAACCTGTCGTCGGACATCGACCTGATCTTTGCCTACCCCGAGGGCGGCGAAACGGTCGGCGTGAAGCGCGCACTGGATAACCAGGAATTCTTCATTCGTCTCGGTCAGCGCCTGATCAAGGCCCTCGACCCGATGACCGTCGACGGCTTTGTGTTCCGCGTCGACATGCGCCTGCGCCCGTACGGCTCGTCCGGCGCGCTGGTGCTGAGCTTCAATGCGCTGGAGCAGTATTACCAGGATCAGGGCCGTGACTGGGAACGCTACGCGATGATCAAGTCGCGGGTGGTGGCTGGCGATCAAGTGGCCGGTGCGCAGTTGCAGGAAATGCTGCGGCCGTTCGTTTACCGGCGCTATCTGGACTTCTCCGCGATCGAAGCGCTGCGCACCATGAAGCAACTGATCCAGCAGGAAGTCCGGCGCAAGGGCATGGCCGACAACATCAAGCTCGGCTCCGGTGGCATTCGCGAGGTCGAGTTTATCGCTCAGGCCTTTCAGTTGATCCACGGCGGTCGTGATCTGAGCCTGCAACAGCGGCCTCTATTAAAGGTGTTGAGCACGCTGGAAGGGCAGGGTTATCTGCCGCCGGCAGTGATCAGCGAATTGCGTGAAGGTTATGAATTCCTGCGCTACACCGAACACGCGATCCAAGCGATTGCCGATCGGCAGACCCAGATGCTGCCGGACAGCCCGCAGGATCAGGCGCGCATTGCGTTCATGCTCGGTTTCGCCGACTGGGACGCCTTCCATGAAAAGCTGATGTTCTGGCGAGGCCGGGTGGCCTGGCATTTTGCTCAGGTCATCGCCGATCCCGATGAGGAAGAAGGCGCCGACTGCGAAGTGGTGGTCGGCGGTGAATGGCTGCCACTGTGGGAAGAGGCGCAGGACGAAGAAGCCGCTTGCCGCCAACTGGAAGAGGGCGGTTTCGCCGACGCCACCAAAGCCTTGAAAGCGCTGGCCGGTCTGCGCAGCAGTCCACAACTGCGGGCGATGCAGCGTCTGGGGCGCGAACGTCTCGACGCCTTTATTCCGCGCCTGCTCGCCCAGGCGGTGGAGCATGACAATCCGGATCTGGTGCTCGAACGGGTTCTGCCGCTGGTCGAGGCGGTGGCCCGGCGTTCGGCTTATTTAGTGTTGCTGACGGAAAACCCCGGCGCGCTGCGTCGCTTGCTGACTCTGTGTGCCGCGAGTCCGTGGATCGCCGAGCAGATCACCCGATTCCCGTTACTGCTGGATGAGTTGCTCAACGAAGGTCGCCTGTTCAAGCCGCCCTTGGCGCCGGAACTGGCCGCCGAATTGCGCGAGCGCCTGACCCGGATCCCCGAGGACGACCTCGAACAGCAGATGGAAGCCCTGCGCCATTTCAAACTGGCGCATCGCTTGCGCGTCGCCGCGTCGGAAATCGCCGGCAGCCTGCCGTTGATGAAAGTCAGCGATTACCTGACCTGGCTCGCCGAGGCGATTCTGGAACAAGTGCTGGCCCTGGCCTGGCGCCAGACCGTGGCCAAGTACGGCACGCCGCTGCGCACCGACGGCACGTTGTGCGATCCCGGCTTCATCATTGTCGGTTATGGGAAAGTCGGCGGGATCGAATTGGGGCATGGTTCGGACCTGGATCTGGTGTTCATCCATGACGGCGATCCGCAGGCGGAAACCGACGGAGCGAAGCCTATTGATGGCGCGCAGTTCTTTACCCGGCTCGGCCAGCGGATCATTCACTTGCTGACGGCCCAGACCAACTCCGGCCAGCTGTATGAAGTGGACATGCGCCTGCGGCCGTCCGGTGCGTCGGGGCTGTTGGTCAGTTCGCTGGGGGCATTTGCCCGCTATCAAGAAAATGAAGCCTGGACGTGGGAGCATCAGGCTCTGGTGCGGGCGCGGGTGCTGGTGGGCAGTCAGGATGTCGGCCAGGCGTTCGAGAAAGTACGGGCTCAGGTGCTGGGCAAGGCGCGGGATCTGGCGAAACTTCAACAGGAAGTGAGCGAGATGCGCGCCAAGATGCGCGATAACCTCGGCAGCAAGAGCACCGCCGCCGGTACCGCGGCGAATGCCTTCGACGCCACGGCGCCGTTCGACCTCAAGCAGGACGCCGGAGGTATCGTCGATATTGAATTTATGGTGCAATACGCGGCCCTGGCGTGGTCGCAGACCCACCCGCCGTTGCTGCGCTGGACGGACAATATCCGCATTCTGGAAGAGCTGGAACACGAGGGGCTGATGCCCGTCGAAGACGCCAGCCTGTTGCGCGAGGCCTATAAGGCCTATCGTTCCGCCGCCCACCGGCAGGCCTTGCAGAAGGATGCCGGGGTGATACCGGGCGATCAGTTCGCGGACGAACGGCGGCAGGTGATGCGGATCTGGCGCGAGCTGGGGCTAAGCTGA
- a CDS encoding lipopolysaccharide kinase InaA family protein, translated as MAGWNLEPGYSDLAADFGSLEAVFALEGERLTRDPLSEVIRVQRNGVNYYVKRYVGAGKGLRRYLGKPRVKMEWQNLKRFAKWGIPTAEVVAWGLERNGMAYDRGAMITRELPRTEDLSALAERNDPKLKSHSWVDGISRQLAVYTRTMHDHRFTHNDLKWRNLLIDDQARLFLIDCPNGDFWRGFWLKYRITKDLACLDKVAKYHLSNTQRLRFYLQYRQRDRLNAADKKRIRHVVRFFEGRE; from the coding sequence ATGGCGGGTTGGAATCTTGAACCCGGGTACAGCGACCTCGCAGCGGATTTTGGCAGCCTTGAAGCGGTATTCGCGCTTGAAGGCGAGCGTCTGACCCGCGACCCGCTGTCCGAAGTCATCCGCGTGCAGCGCAACGGTGTCAATTACTACGTCAAACGCTACGTCGGCGCCGGCAAGGGCTTGCGCCGTTACCTCGGCAAGCCGCGGGTGAAGATGGAGTGGCAGAACCTCAAGCGTTTCGCCAAGTGGGGCATTCCCACCGCCGAAGTGGTGGCCTGGGGCCTGGAGCGCAATGGCATGGCCTACGATCGCGGGGCGATGATCACCCGCGAACTGCCGCGTACCGAGGACCTCTCGGCGCTGGCCGAGCGCAATGACCCCAAACTGAAGAGTCACAGCTGGGTTGACGGCATCAGTCGGCAATTGGCCGTTTACACCCGGACAATGCACGACCATCGCTTCACTCATAACGATCTGAAGTGGCGCAACCTGCTGATCGACGATCAGGCGCGACTGTTTCTGATCGACTGCCCGAACGGCGATTTCTGGCGCGGTTTCTGGCTCAAATACCGGATTACCAAGGACCTGGCCTGTCTCGACAAGGTTGCCAAATATCACCTGTCGAACACCCAGCGCCTGCGCTTCTACCTGCAATACCGCCAGCGTGACCGGCTCAATGCCGCCGACAAGAAACGGATTCGCCACGTGGTGAGATTTTTCGAGGGACGCGAATGA
- a CDS encoding glycosyltransferase family 4 protein yields the protein MQLAFVLYKYFPFGGLQRDFMRIALECQKRGHKIRVYTLIWEGDVPPGFEVLVAPVKAFFNHRRNEKLSAWMEADLARRPVDRLIGFNKMPGLDVYYAADGCFEDKAQNLRHSLYRRWGRYRHFAEYERAVFAKDAKTEVLMISEVQQPLFIKHYDTPLERFHLLPPGIAQDRRRPADADEIRAGFRAEFNLKDDELLLVQIGSGFKTKGVDRSLKALAALPAELKKRTRLFVIGQDDPKLFQMQSATLGLGDNVTFLKGRSDIPRFLLGADLLIHPAYNENTGTVLLEALVAGLPVLVSAVCGYAHYIAEADAGRVLDEPFDQAQLTQYLTDMLNDDAARAAWSRNGLAFAETADLYSMPQHAADVILAEHA from the coding sequence ATGCAATTGGCATTTGTCCTTTACAAGTATTTCCCGTTCGGTGGTTTGCAGCGCGACTTCATGCGCATCGCCCTCGAATGCCAGAAGCGTGGCCACAAGATCCGCGTCTACACCCTGATCTGGGAAGGTGACGTGCCGCCCGGTTTCGAAGTGCTGGTGGCGCCGGTCAAGGCGTTCTTCAACCATCGCCGCAACGAGAAACTCAGCGCGTGGATGGAAGCGGACCTGGCCAGGCGCCCGGTGGATCGCCTGATCGGCTTCAACAAGATGCCGGGGCTGGACGTCTACTACGCCGCCGACGGCTGCTTCGAGGACAAGGCGCAGAACCTGCGCCATTCGCTGTATCGCCGTTGGGGGCGCTATCGCCACTTCGCCGAGTACGAGCGCGCGGTGTTCGCCAAAGACGCGAAGACTGAAGTGTTGATGATCTCCGAAGTGCAGCAGCCGCTGTTCATCAAGCATTACGACACGCCGCTCGAGCGCTTCCACCTGCTGCCGCCGGGCATCGCCCAGGATCGTCGGCGTCCGGCGGATGCCGACGAAATTCGCGCCGGTTTCCGCGCCGAATTCAACCTCAAGGACGACGAACTGTTGCTGGTGCAGATCGGCTCCGGGTTCAAGACCAAGGGCGTCGATCGCAGCCTGAAGGCGCTGGCCGCATTGCCCGCCGAACTGAAGAAACGCACCCGGCTGTTTGTAATCGGCCAGGATGACCCCAAATTGTTCCAGATGCAGAGTGCAACATTGGGTCTGGGCGACAACGTGACGTTCCTCAAGGGGCGCAGCGATATCCCGCGTTTCCTGCTCGGCGCCGATCTGTTGATCCACCCGGCGTACAACGAGAACACCGGTACGGTATTGCTTGAAGCGCTGGTCGCCGGGTTGCCGGTGCTGGTCAGCGCGGTCTGCGGCTACGCCCATTACATTGCCGAGGCCGATGCCGGGCGCGTACTGGACGAGCCGTTCGATCAGGCGCAACTGACGCAATACCTGACTGACATGTTGAACGACGACGCTGCACGGGCGGCCTGGAGCCGCAACGGTCTGGCTTTCGCCGAGACGGCCGACCTCTACAGCATGCCGCAGCACGCGGCCGATGTGATTCTGGCGGAGCACGCATAA
- the waaC gene encoding lipopolysaccharide heptosyltransferase I encodes MRVLLIKTSSLGDVIHALPALTDAARAIPGIKFDWVVEEGFAEIPTWHPAVGKVIPVAIRRWRKNLWKTITSGEWKRFKQSVRANKYDLVIDAQGLLKSAWLTRYVKAPVAGLDKGSAREPIAARFYDRKLAVARGQHAVERVRQLFAIALGYDLPKGLGDYGLNVERLVELPRKNAYVVFLHGTTWDTKHWPESYWRELTERVGYLGVGIKLPWGNPLEKARAERIAAGFKHAEVLPKLNLAGVGKVLAGAQACVAVDTGLGHLAAALDVPTISLFGPTNPGLTGAYGKLQIHLGSDFPCAPCLQKKCTYQPTAQDARQFDLKRELPLCFTRLNPERVASRLSTLLMAEELR; translated from the coding sequence TTGCGGGTATTGCTGATCAAGACTTCATCGCTGGGCGACGTGATTCACGCGTTGCCGGCGTTGACCGACGCTGCCCGGGCGATTCCCGGGATCAAATTCGACTGGGTGGTGGAAGAAGGCTTTGCCGAAATCCCGACCTGGCACCCGGCCGTGGGCAAGGTCATTCCCGTGGCGATCCGCCGCTGGCGCAAGAACCTCTGGAAAACCATCACCAGCGGCGAGTGGAAGCGCTTCAAGCAATCCGTTCGGGCGAACAAATATGACTTGGTGATCGACGCTCAAGGCTTGCTGAAAAGCGCCTGGCTGACTCGTTACGTCAAAGCCCCGGTGGCCGGTCTCGACAAGGGCTCGGCCCGTGAGCCGATCGCCGCGCGTTTTTATGATCGCAAACTGGCGGTGGCCCGTGGGCAGCACGCCGTTGAGCGTGTGCGTCAGTTGTTCGCGATTGCATTGGGTTACGACTTGCCCAAAGGCCTGGGTGATTACGGCCTCAACGTCGAGCGTCTGGTGGAACTGCCACGCAAGAATGCTTACGTGGTGTTTTTGCACGGCACCACCTGGGACACCAAACACTGGCCGGAAAGCTATTGGCGTGAGCTGACCGAGCGGGTCGGCTACCTCGGCGTCGGGATCAAGCTGCCGTGGGGCAACCCGCTGGAGAAGGCCCGGGCCGAGCGCATCGCTGCCGGCTTCAAGCATGCCGAAGTGCTGCCGAAGCTGAACCTGGCCGGGGTCGGCAAGGTGCTGGCCGGTGCTCAGGCCTGTGTCGCGGTGGACACCGGTCTCGGCCATCTCGCTGCGGCACTGGACGTGCCGACGATTTCGCTGTTCGGCCCGACCAATCCGGGCCTGACCGGTGCCTACGGCAAGCTGCAGATTCACCTCGGCAGCGATTTCCCGTGCGCGCCGTGCCTGCAAAAGAAATGTACGTATCAACCGACCGCGCAGGATGCCCGTCAGTTTGACCTGAAACGCGAGTTGCCTTTGTGCTTCACGCGTCTGAATCCCGAGCGTGTCGCCAGCCGACTGAGCACGTTGTTGATGGCTGAGGAGCTGCGTTGA
- a CDS encoding lipopolysaccharide kinase InaA family protein, whose protein sequence is MQLSDLKHAGRTPSLPLTVSLADAAGAADLQLLSLLRVLPGQRYVGAGVWRGRPVLAKLLVGSKAARHFQRELEGVKLLAAQGMTTPLLLADGLKDGEGGWLLFEFLEGAESLGDAWSKVESLPVLADEQSSVLAEALGAIGQLHGKGLWQEDLHLDNLLRHDGQLYLIDGAGICAENTGQPLSRQKVLENLGVFFAQLPKSLEPFTEELLVYYLLSNSEHALPLEALQKQIDKVRAWRLKDFLIKVGRECTLFSVRRGAFGLRSIRREEEPAMLPVLEQADALLDQGHLYKTGGAASVGKVEVAGRPLVIKRYNIKNFAHWLKRFWRPSRAWHSWREGNRLAFLGIATPKPLAVLETRFFWLRSKAYLITEYLAGPDIIERFAPYVESGEAPEAELQALDQLFARLIAERISHGDFKGHNLFWREDRWALIDLDSMCQHGSAGSFAPAYAKDRARFMRNWPESSALYQVIDQRLPKDASGAA, encoded by the coding sequence ATGCAGTTGTCCGATCTGAAACACGCCGGACGTACGCCGAGCCTGCCGCTGACGGTTTCGTTGGCTGATGCGGCGGGTGCCGCCGATTTGCAGTTGCTCAGCCTGTTGCGGGTGTTGCCGGGGCAGCGCTATGTCGGTGCCGGCGTGTGGCGCGGGCGTCCGGTGTTGGCCAAATTGCTGGTTGGCAGCAAGGCTGCACGGCATTTTCAGCGTGAACTGGAAGGGGTGAAACTGCTTGCCGCCCAAGGCATGACTACGCCGCTGCTGCTGGCCGATGGTCTGAAGGATGGCGAGGGTGGCTGGTTGTTGTTCGAGTTTCTCGAAGGCGCCGAAAGCCTGGGTGATGCCTGGAGCAAGGTTGAATCCTTGCCGGTGCTGGCCGACGAGCAATCGTCGGTACTGGCCGAGGCCCTCGGCGCCATTGGCCAATTGCACGGCAAAGGCCTGTGGCAGGAAGACCTGCATTTGGACAACCTGCTGCGCCACGACGGTCAGTTGTACCTGATCGATGGCGCCGGTATCTGCGCGGAAAACACCGGCCAGCCATTGTCCCGGCAGAAAGTGTTGGAAAACCTCGGGGTGTTTTTTGCCCAGTTGCCCAAGTCGCTTGAGCCTTTCACCGAAGAATTGTTGGTGTATTACCTGCTGAGCAACAGCGAGCACGCGCTGCCGCTGGAAGCCTTGCAGAAGCAGATCGACAAGGTGCGCGCCTGGCGGTTGAAGGATTTCCTGATCAAGGTCGGTCGTGAATGCACGTTGTTCAGCGTGCGACGCGGAGCCTTTGGCCTGCGTTCGATTCGTCGCGAAGAAGAACCCGCGATGCTGCCGGTGCTGGAGCAGGCCGATGCCTTGCTCGATCAGGGGCACCTGTACAAGACCGGCGGCGCGGCCAGCGTCGGCAAGGTCGAAGTCGCCGGGCGTCCGCTGGTGATCAAGCGTTACAACATCAAGAACTTTGCCCATTGGCTCAAGCGCTTCTGGCGCCCGAGCCGTGCCTGGCATTCGTGGCGCGAAGGCAATCGCCTGGCGTTTCTCGGCATTGCTACGCCGAAGCCGCTGGCGGTGCTGGAAACCCGGTTTTTCTGGTTGCGCAGCAAGGCGTACCTGATCACCGAGTACCTGGCAGGACCGGACATCATCGAGCGTTTTGCACCGTATGTTGAAAGCGGCGAAGCGCCGGAAGCCGAGTTGCAGGCGCTGGATCAGTTGTTTGCGCGGTTGATTGCAGAGCGCATCAGTCATGGTGATTTCAAGGGCCACAACCTGTTCTGGCGTGAGGATCGCTGGGCGCTGATCGATCTGGATTCGATGTGCCAGCACGGCTCGGCGGGCAGCTTTGCTCCGGCTTATGCCAAGGATCGTGCGCGGTTCATGCGCAACTGGCCTGAGAGCAGTGCGCTGTATCAGGTGATTGATCAGCGTTTGCCCAAGGATGCATCGGGCGCTGCGTGA
- the rfaP gene encoding lipopolysaccharide core heptose(I) kinase RfaP gives MKLMLAEPFKSLWAGRDAFAEVEGLQGEVYRELEARRTLRTEVDGNGFFVKIHRGIGWGEIFKNLLTAKLPVLGAGQEWKAIQRLQEVGVPTMTAVAYGEKGSNPADQHSFIVTEELAPTISLEDFSIDWVKQPPQPKLKRALIAEVARMTGMMHRAGVNHRDCYICHFLLHTDKPVTPEDFKLSVIDLHRAQTRPAITQRWRNKDLAALYFSALDIGLTRRDKLRFLKGYFQQPLRQILAEEAPLLSWLEGKANKLYERKLRYGDAL, from the coding sequence ATGAAGTTGATGCTGGCTGAACCGTTCAAGAGCCTCTGGGCCGGCCGCGATGCGTTCGCGGAAGTCGAGGGCTTGCAGGGCGAGGTGTACCGCGAGCTGGAAGCCCGCAGGACTTTGCGCACGGAAGTCGACGGCAACGGATTTTTCGTCAAGATCCACCGTGGCATTGGCTGGGGCGAGATTTTCAAGAACCTGCTGACTGCCAAGCTGCCGGTGCTTGGCGCGGGCCAGGAATGGAAGGCTATCCAGCGTCTGCAGGAAGTCGGTGTGCCGACCATGACCGCCGTCGCGTACGGCGAGAAGGGCAGCAACCCGGCGGACCAGCATTCGTTCATCGTCACCGAAGAACTGGCGCCGACCATCAGCCTCGAAGATTTCAGCATCGACTGGGTCAAGCAGCCGCCGCAGCCAAAGCTCAAGCGCGCGCTGATCGCCGAAGTTGCACGCATGACGGGGATGATGCACCGCGCGGGGGTCAACCACCGCGACTGCTACATCTGCCACTTCCTGCTGCACACCGACAAACCGGTCACCCCGGAAGATTTCAAACTCTCGGTGATCGACCTGCACCGCGCCCAGACCCGCCCGGCCATCACTCAGCGCTGGCGCAACAAGGATCTGGCGGCGCTGTATTTCTCCGCGCTGGACATCGGCCTGACCCGTCGCGACAAGCTGCGCTTTCTCAAGGGTTACTTCCAGCAACCGCTGCGCCAGATCCTGGCTGAAGAAGCGCCGTTGCTGAGCTGGCTCGAAGGCAAGGCCAACAAACTCTACGAGCGCAAGTTGCGCTACGGGGATGCGCTCTGA
- a CDS encoding YceK/YidQ family lipoprotein codes for MTIKTAITIGAFSLALSGCGTAVTVLQDDEDATRGLRKQKTYCQSIPRIYSGLAHDFCLLHAPPDPSGILVPVVLLDLTLSGVFDTACLPYTIYRQAVDGNISVYWRPGRG; via the coding sequence TTGACCATCAAAACGGCTATCACCATCGGCGCATTTTCCCTGGCGCTATCCGGCTGCGGCACCGCCGTCACCGTGTTGCAGGACGACGAGGACGCCACGCGCGGCCTGCGCAAACAGAAAACCTACTGCCAGTCCATTCCGCGCATCTACAGCGGACTCGCCCACGACTTCTGCCTGCTGCACGCGCCGCCCGATCCCTCCGGCATTCTGGTGCCGGTCGTCCTGCTCGACCTGACCCTGTCCGGCGTCTTCGACACGGCTTGCCTGCCTTATACGATCTATCGTCAGGCGGTGGACGGGAATATCAGTGTTTATTGGCGGCCAGGTCGGGGGTAA
- the waaF gene encoding lipopolysaccharide heptosyltransferase II: protein MNILIVGPSWVGDMVMAQTLFQCLKQRHPQCEIDVLAPEWSRPILERMPEVRKALSFPLGHGALELATRRRIGKSLAGQYDQAILLPNSLKSALVPFFAGIPKRTGWRGEFRYGLLNDVRTLDKERYPLMIERFMALAYEPNAELPKPYPRPSLQIDPVTREAALAKFGLTLDRPVLVLCPGAEFGEAKRWPSEHYAKVAEARIREGWQVWLFGSKNDHAVGEDIRARLIPGLREESVNLSGGTSLAEAIDLMSCADSVVSNDSGLMHVAAALNRPLVAVYGSTSPGFTPPLAEHVEIVRLGLDCSPCFDRTCRFGHYNCLRQLMPDAVNDALQRLQGSVVEVH, encoded by the coding sequence ATGAATATTCTGATCGTTGGGCCCAGTTGGGTCGGTGACATGGTGATGGCGCAGACACTGTTTCAGTGTCTCAAGCAACGCCACCCGCAGTGCGAAATCGACGTGCTGGCCCCCGAGTGGAGCCGGCCGATCCTTGAGCGCATGCCTGAAGTGCGCAAGGCCTTGAGCTTTCCGCTCGGCCACGGCGCGCTGGAGCTGGCGACCCGTCGGCGGATCGGCAAATCCCTGGCCGGCCAGTACGACCAGGCGATCCTGCTGCCGAACTCGCTGAAGTCGGCGCTGGTGCCGTTCTTCGCCGGCATCCCGAAGCGCACCGGCTGGCGCGGCGAATTCCGCTACGGCCTGCTCAATGACGTGCGCACACTGGATAAAGAACGTTATCCGCTGATGATCGAACGTTTCATGGCGCTGGCCTACGAGCCGAACGCCGAGCTGCCGAAACCGTATCCGCGCCCGAGCCTGCAAATCGACCCGGTGACCCGCGAGGCGGCGCTGGCCAAGTTCGGCCTGACCCTCGATCGCCCGGTGCTGGTGCTGTGCCCCGGTGCCGAGTTCGGTGAAGCCAAACGCTGGCCGTCCGAGCATTACGCCAAGGTCGCCGAGGCGCGCATCCGCGAAGGCTGGCAGGTCTGGCTGTTCGGCTCGAAGAACGATCACGCGGTGGGCGAAGATATCCGCGCGCGGCTGATTCCGGGCCTGCGTGAAGAGTCCGTGAACCTCAGTGGCGGTACTTCGCTGGCCGAAGCCATCGACCTGATGTCCTGCGCTGACTCTGTGGTTTCCAACGATTCCGGTCTGATGCACGTTGCTGCAGCGCTGAACCGTCCGTTGGTGGCGGTCTACGGTTCGACTTCGCCGGGTTTCACCCCGCCGTTGGCCGAGCATGTGGAAATCGTCCGTCTGGGCCTCGATTGCAGCCCTTGCTTTGATCGCACTTGCCGTTTCGGCCATTACAACTGCCTGCGCCAGCTGATGCCGGACGCGGTCAACGATGCCTTGCAGCGTTTGCAGGGTTCTGTGGTCGAGGTCCATTAA